One genomic region from Colletotrichum lupini chromosome 7, complete sequence encodes:
- a CDS encoding heterokaryon incompatibility protein Het-C has protein sequence MLDARSYPLLVGLLVLVCLAQPTYAFGAGNIASISKIEGQNWRHGDIEDALLTLAMARAIGGKKFSKMMVSRVYFGNWLRDYSQAIDVGTVKSVSAEAIRLLLCVLGFLTFGYGSKEFEVTADRLGCYRPEDHIDNPKNYADNVDARQYDRRLRGPVDENVELGIDRESGMKNYIANEQAGIMTSAAHVRNLFSRCIELARGYSRNKNEADLYEAMRLMGTGLHCLEDFFAHSNYCELALIELGERDVFPHVGRDTRIQLNGARGDVYPIVTGTFGGVDFLHSVTGEVSDKLTQNEIEELEGTLQESKNNDTSILRNLLDMIPDGIFGGKHQSNRVDELQSNATSSQLQNMQVSPREPEEYTRYIQDVFKQIMPAIEFHDEILQGISEAIEKIPVLPKILEQLEEQLSKFVFSVIAPFIIPVISQIRNELRTGSAEIIESSEKEQHVVFDDDRSTDPTHSMLSKDHFTNILNEVAGRCAAKTLQWVVPQLMEAIDNDSVDVNRTLNRIIFGVLHHPAQRDMGDDGAREGRQQIFQFFEEWWSNMDRSQQDDYRRKLSREGVQRGENHKEGVHDTGHGHGCSGKLHMRKQFGEPKNWEDKVADQAAGAILEGASGAIANLVGQQTGVKVPKYKHQQEEEESGGGGGGAGGLIGSILGGVFKKDETETQHSSRRDDDGGYTQTTTEYGRHGNKYGQAEYSETQYPGGGSRTEYRKYEQEDSSGGRRTSGREYEETTETHVFVQMDGTAAIASERGFAGKSRSQPGLEPGRVAAMPKHSFGTVEFFFFSSRQVALPSRW, from the exons ATGCTCGACGCCAGGTCCTACCCGCTGCTGGTTGGCCTGCTTGTGCTGGTCTGCCTTGCCCAGCCAACCTACGCCTTCGGAGCTGGTAACATTGCCAGCATTTCCAAAATCGAGGGCCAGAACT GGCGCCACGGCGATATTGAAGATGCCCTCCTTACCCTTGCTATGGCCCGTGCCATCGGCGGCAAGAAGTTCAGCAAGATGATGGTTTCCCGTGTCTACTTTGGCAACTGGCTCAGAGATTACTCCCAGGCCATCGATGTCGGAACCGTCAAGTCCGTCTCCGCCGAGGCCATTCGTCTCCTTCTCTGTGTCCTGGGCTTCTTGACCTTTGGCTACGGATCCAAGGAGTTCGAGGTCACGGCCGACCGTCTTGGCTGCTACCGCCCCGAAGACCACATCGACAACCCCAAGAACTATGCCGACAACGTGGATGCCCGCCAGTACGACCGCCGTCTGAGAGGCCCCGTTGATGAGAACGTCGAGCTTGGCATTGACCGCGAGTCCGGCATGAAGAACTACATTGCGAACGAGCAGGCTGGAATCATGACTTCTGCCGCCCACGTTCGCAACTTGTTTTCCCGCTGCATCGAGCTGGCCCGCGGATACTCCCGCAATAAGAATGAGGCTGATCTCTACGAGGCCATGCGCCTCATGGGTACTGGTCTTCACTGCTTGGAGG ATTTCTTCGCCCACAGCAACTACTGCGAGCTTGCCTTGATTGAGCTTGGCGAGCGCGATGTCTTCCCCCACGTCGGCCGTGACACTCGGATCCAGCTGAACGGAGCTAGAGGCGATGTTTACCCCATTGTCACCGGCACCTTTGGAGGTGTTGACTTCCTTCACTCCGTCACTGGCGAAG TCTCCGACAAGCTGACCCAGAACGAGATTGAGGAGCTCGAGGGTACTCTTCAGGAGAGCAAGAACAACGATACCAGCATTCTGCGTAACCTTCTGGACATGATTCCCGATGGTATCTTTGGCGGTAAGCACCAGAGCAACCGGGTGGACGAGCTTCAGAGCAACGCGACCTCTTCGCAGCTCCAGAACATGCAGGTCTCTCCCAGGGAGCCTGAGGAGTACACCCGGTACATCCAGGATGTCTTCAAGCAGATCATGCCTGCCATCGAGTTCCACGACGAGATCTTGCAGGGTATCTCTGAGGCCATTGAGAAGATTCCCGTTCTGCCCAAGATTCTTGAGCAGCTTGAGGAGCAGCTGTCCAAGTTTGTCTTCTCGGTCATCGCCCCCTTCATTATTCCCGTCATCAGCCAGATCCGCAACGAGCTGCGCACTGGTTCCGCTGAGATTATTGAGAGCAGTGAGAAGGAGCAGCACGTCGTCTTTGACGATGACCGTAGCACTGACCCTACCCATTCCATGTTGTCCAAGGACCACTTCACCAAC ATCTTGAACGAGGTTGCTGGCCGCTGTGCTGCCAAGACTCTCCAATGGGTTGTGCCCCAGCTCATGGAGGCCATCGATAACGACAGCGTCGATGTTAACCGCACCTTGAACCGCATTATCTTTGGTGTTCTGCACCACCCTGCACAGCGTGACATGGGAGACGATGGCGCTCGTGAGGGCCGTCAGCAAATCTTCCAGTTCTTCGAGGAGTGGTGGAGCAACATGGACAGAAGCCAGCAGGATGACTACCGCCGCAAGCTTAGTCGCGAGGGTGTTCAGCGCGGTGAGAACCACAAAGAGGGTGTCCACGACACTGGACACGGCCACGGCTGCAGCGGAAAGCTCCACATGCGCAAGCAGTTCGGCGAGCCCAAGAACTGGGAAGACAAGGTTGCCGACCAAGCTGCCGGCGCCATTCTCGAAGGTGCTTCCGGTGCCATCGCAAACCTTGTTGGTCAGCAGACTGGGGTCAAGGTCCCCAAGTACAAGCACCagcaagaggaggaggagagcggtggtggcggcggtggcgCTGGTGGTCTTATTGGATCCATTCTCGGAGGTGTCTTCAAGAAGGACGAAACGGAGACACAGCACAGCAGCCGCCGTGACGACGATGGTGGCTACACCCAGACTACGACCGAGTACGGCCGCCACGGAAACAAGTATGGTCAGGCCGAGTACAGCGAGACCCAGTACCCCGGTGGCGGCAGCCGTACCGAGTACCGCAAGTATGAGCAGGAAGACAGCTCTGGCGGACGCCGAACCAGCGGCCGCGAGTACGAGGAAACCACGGAGACCC ATGTTTT
- a CDS encoding HMG box protein has protein sequence MPRPSKKALAATPSAPVAAVPVAPAQPVQPLQIPQRHIDVEGFIRVRDSVHQRLITILELIKNFSEDYYRQTSLLLGESAHEAIPGIDHPLNTLEHAAQSIAPLALGLQPGVAYHPAPVEEKKERKKRTHDPNAPKRPLTPYFLYMQTARPIIANDLGDAAPKGAVQEEGQRRWKAMNLQEKAGWNNAYQYNLRLYQARVHSYKQGGNLEARNMDDDSALKYAEEHNIQINPVDVVPDVEDAIAEQLNQANTVDAPGEEEEEEEVPAPVKTPKKPASTRKRKTATPAAEPEAKAAATPASPDKKRRRTSTKAADATESAEPAKKSRAKKGKN, from the exons ATGCCTCGCCCCTCAAAGAAGGCCCTCGCCGCCACCCCCAGCGCACCCGTTGCTGCCGTTCCCGTCGCGCCTGCTCAGCCCGTGCAGCCCCTCCAGATCCCCCAAAGACACATTGATGTCGAGGGTTTCATTCGCGTCCGCGACTCG GTTCACCAGCGCCTCATCACCATCTTGGAGTTGATCAAGAACTTCTCCGAGGACTACTACCGCCAGACCAGCCTGCTTCTTGGCGAGTCTGCACACGAGGCCATCCCGGGCATTGACCACCCTCTGAACACCTTGGAGCATGCTGCCCAGAGCATCGCTCCCCTGGCCCTTGGTCTCCAGCCCGGCGTTGCCTACCACCCTGCCCCTgttgaggagaagaaggagcgcAAGAAGCGCACCCACGACCCCAATGCTCCCAAGCGCCCCCTGACCCCCTACTTCCTGTACATGCAGACCGCCCGTCCCATAATTGCGAATGACCTTGGTGATGCCGCTCCCAAGGGTGCTGTTCAGGAAGAGGGCCAGCGCCGCTGGAAGGCCATGAACCTTCAGGAGAAGGCCGGCTGGAACAACGCGTACCAGTACAACCTCCGCCTCTACCAGGCTCGCGTCCACTCCTACAAGCAGGGTGGCAACCTTGAGGCCAGAAACATGGACGATGATAGCGCTCTCAAGTACGCCGAGGAGCACAACATCCAGATCAACCCTGTTGATGTTGTCCCCGATGTTGAGGATGCCATCGCCGAGCAGCTCAACCAGGCCAACACCGTCGATGCTCCTggtgaagaggaagaggaggaggaagtccCTGCCCCCGTCAAGACCCCCAAGAAGCCCGCTTCTACCCGCAAGCGCAAGACTGCCACTCCCGCTGCCGAGCCCGAGGCCAAGGCTGCTGCCACTCCCGCAAGCCCTGACAAGAAGCGCCGCCGCACATCCACCAAGGCCGCCGACGCCACTGAGTCGGCGGAGCCTGCCAAGAAGAGCAGAGCGAAGAAGGGCAAGAACTAA
- a CDS encoding urease: MNVLARSLDIDYLSYGALLTGLESASVHDAVAERGYDMQTNFLGIPPHLGFFSQWAPSHTRAASRLLGRRNELAEAAIFASFIFLQAARIWVHMYCMLETVPTDEGQFLIMTGVTRPASPDEAYRLQTSPRCCTGICSGSVERQGSLHTILQVVHMEVFLGPSLCGVVEGQSSLHLGDVSQAAGPYHHPTFFAGGRRSRPVGGANGRFLTIEDGHLPLIWPRVTNNLVRMHLVPKELDKLVISQLGSLAQRRLARGVKLNHSEATVRIPSFAVLSPHSEFVCTNTTQPQALIASNLQELIRDGNHTVADLMSLGATMLGRRHVLPTVCSTLHEIQVEGTFPSGTYLVTVHNPIATDDGDLARALYGSFLPVPSNDLFSMPEVAAYEPKKAPGAVVTAVRKVALNEKRNRIRLRVKSKGDRPIQVGSHYHFIETNPQLEFDREKSYGYRLDIPAGTSVRFEPGDVKTVTLVEIGGHKVIRGGNKLASGGVELWRAKEIVEKLQLAGFAHAPEPEAVMNFAEVYQMERAAYATMFGPTVDDLVRLGTTDLWIKVEKDFTVYGDECKFGGGKTLREGMGQATGRPDSESLDMVVTNALIVDWTGIYKADIGVKDGMIVGIGKAGNPDVMDGVTPNMIVGSCTDVVAGEGKIITAGGIDTHIHFICPQQANEAVASGITTMLGGGTGPSAGTSATTCTPGKNYMREMLQACDTLPLNIGITGKGNDSAPEALRDQVIAGACGLKLHEDWGTTPAAIDTCLSVCDELDVQCLIHTDTLNESGFVESTINAFAGRTIHTYHTEGAGGGHAPDIISVVEHPNVLPSSTNPTRPYTRNTLDEHLDMLMVCHHLSKNIPEDVAFAESRIRAETIAAEDVLHDLGAISMMSSDSQAMGRCGEVVLRTWNTAHKNKVQRGFLPEDEGTGADNFRVKRYVSKYTINPAVAQGFGHLVGSIEVGKLADLVVWDPAWFGTKPNLVIKSGLIASAQMGDPNASIPTVQPIIARPMFAPLVPASSVLFVSAASIASGAIASYGLRKRVEAVKGCRTVGKKDMRFNDSMPRMRVDPESYTVEADGEVCTAEPSDTLPLTQEFYVY, encoded by the exons ATGAATGTTCTCGCAAGGTCTCTCGATATAGACTACCTGAGCTACGGTGCCCTCCTCACCGGTCTCGAGAGCGCCTCTGTCCACGACGCCGTTGCAGAGCGAGGCTATGATATGCAAACCAACTTCCTCGGCATCCCGCCCCACCTCGGATTCTTCTCGCAATGGGCACCTTCTCACACGCGCGCCGCGTCGAG GCTGCTGGGGAGGAGGAACGAGCTTGCTGAGGCGGCAATTTTTGCGAGTTTCATCTTTCTTCAAGCTGCGAGAATTTGGGTACATATG TACTGTATGTTGGAAACCGTCCCTACGGATGA AGGTCAGTTTCTGATCATGACTGGAGTCACGAGACCAGCTTCTCCTGATGAGGCGTACAGACTACAGACATCCCCACGATGTTGTACCGGCATTTGCAGCGGCTCGGTGGAACGGCAGGGGAGTTTACATACAATCCTGCAGGTGGTTCATATGGAAGTCTTCTTG GGACCTTCCTTGTGCGGGGTAGTGGAGGGCCAATCAAGCCTCCATTTGGGGGACGTATCCCAAGCGGCTGGTCCTTATCATCATCCCACCTTTTTCGCAGGTGGCCGCCGGTCCAGGCCCGTGGGCGGCGCAAACGGCCGCTTCCTCACTATCGAAGACGGCCACCTACCT TTGATCTGGCCGAGAGTCACCAACAATCTTGTCAGGATGCATCTCGTTCCCAAGGAG CTCGATAAGCTCGTCATCTCTCAATTAGGCTCCCTGGCTCAACGGCGGCTTGCCCGGGGCGTCAAGTTGAACCACTCTGAAGCAACGGTACGAATACCTTCTTTTGCGGTGCTATCACCGCACTCAGAGTTTGTATGCACTAACACGACTCAACCGCAGGCACTCATCGCCAGCAACTTGCAAGAGCTCATCCGCGATGGTAACCACACCGTGGCCGATCTCATGAGCTTGGGTGCCACCATGCTAGGGAGGAGGCATGTGCTCCCCACAGTCTGCAGTACCCTTCATGAGATTCAGGTCGAGGGCACCTTTCCCTCAGGGACCTATCTCGTGACTGTTCACAACCCCATCGCAACGGACGATGGTGACCTGGCGCGCGCCTTATACGGCAGCTTTCTCCCCGTGCCCAGCAACGACCTCTTCTCGATGCCCGAAGTCGCGGCGTACGAGCCTAAGAAGGCACCCGGCGCCGTTGTCACCGCGGTGCGCAAGGTCGCGCTCAATGAGAAGCGCAACCGCATCAGGCTCAGGGTGAAGAGCAAGGGGGACCGCCCTATCCAGGTCGGCTCGCACTACCACTTCATCGAGACAAATCCGCAGCTCGAGTTTGACCGTGAAAAGTCGTACGGCTACCGGTTGGACATCCCCGCCGGAACCTCAGTACGTTTTGAACCCGGTGACGTGAAGACGGTGACGCTCGTCGAGATTGGAGGCCACAAGGTCATCCGCGGTGGCAACAAGCTCGCCTCAGGCGGCGTCGAGCTCTGGCGCGCAAAGGAGATTGTGGAGAAGCTTCAGCTGGCCGGTTTCGCCCATGCGCCGGAGCCCGAGGCTGTCATGAACTTTGCCGAGGTCTACCAGATGGAGAGGGCGGCGTACGCGACAATGTTCGGCCCCACCGTGGACGACCTGGTCCGGCTCGGCACCACCGATCTCTGGATCAAGGTGGAGAAGGACTTCACCGTATACGGCGACGAGTGTAAGTTTGGCGGCGGCAAGACGTTGAGAGAAGGCATGGGTCAGGCAACGGGCCGGCCGGATTCGGAGTCTCTGGATATGGTCGTCACCAACGCGCTCATTGTTGACTGGACGGGCATCTACAAGGCCGACATTGGTGTGAAAGACGGTATGATTGTGGGTATCGGGAAGGCGGGTAATCCGGATGTCATGGACGGCGTGACCCCGAACATGATTGTCGGTAGCTGTACAGATGTCGTCGCTGGCGAGGGCAAGATTATCACCGCCGGCGGCATTGACACTCACATCCACTTCATCTGCCCACAACAGGCAAACGAGGCCGTCGCGTCAGGAATCACCACCATGCTCGGAGGTGGTACGGGACCAAG TGCCGGCACGAGCGCCACAACCTGTACGCCCGGCAAAAACTACATGCGCGAGATGCTTCAGGCCTGCGACACGTTGCCCCTGAACATTGGCATCACAGGCAAGGGCAACGACTCGGCGCCCGAGGCCCTGCGCGACCAGGTCATCGCCGGCGCCTGCGGCCTCAAGCTCCACGAGGACTGGGGCACCACGCCCGCGGCCATCGATACGTGCCTCAGTGTCTGCGACGAGCTTGACGTGCAGTGTCTCATCCACACCGACACGCTCAACGAGTCGGGCTTCGTCGAGTCCACCATCAACGCCTTTGCCGGGCGCACCATCCACACCTACCACACGGAGGGCGCCGGTGGTGGCCACGCCCCCGACATTATCTCCGTCGTCGAGCACCCCAACGTCCTGCCGTCGTCGACGAACCCGACCCGGCCCTACACCCGCAACACCCTGGACGAGCACCTCGACATGCTTATGGTCTGCCACCACCTTTCCAAGAACATCCCCGAGGACGTCGCCTTTGCCGAGTCGCGCATCCGCGCCGAGACCATCGCGGCCGAGGACGTGCTCCACGACCTCGGCGCAATTAGCATGATGTCGTCCGACTCGCAGGCCATGGGCCGCTGCGGCGAGGTCGTCCTCCGCACCTGGAACACGGCGCACAAGAACAAGGTCCAGCGCGGGTTCCTGCCCGAAGACGAGGGTACGGGCGCCGACAACTTCCGCGTCAAGCGCTACGTGAGCAAGTACACCATCAACCCGGCTGTCGCGCAGGGCTTCGGTCATCTGGTGGGCAGTATCGAGGTCGGCAAGCTTGCGGACCTGGTTGTCTGGGACCCGGCGTGGTTCGGCACGAAGCCCAACCTGGTCATCAAGAGCGGTCTCATCGCGTCCGCGCAGATG GGCGACCCCAACGCCTCCATCCCGACAGTCCAACCCATCATCGCGCGCCCCATGTTCGCGCCCCTCGTGCCGGCCTCGTCGGTGCTCTTCGTCTCGGCCGCCTCCATCGCGTCGGGCGCCATCGCGTCGTACGGCCTCCGGAAGCGCGTCGAGGCCGTCAAGGGGTGCCGCACGGTCGGCAAGAAGGACATGCGATTCAACGACAGCATGCCAAGGATGAGGGTCGACCCGGAGAGCTACACCGTCGAGGCGGACGGCGAGGTGTGTACCGCCGAGCCGTCTGATACGCTTCCCTTGACGCAGGAGTTTTACGTCTACTGA
- a CDS encoding histone acetyltransferase subunit 3 codes for MAIDQYFTDLRKGASSGDSTHTSATGDQSSKQVRRTLPIQGGAISSAIQSTLDIKGPTFTSTYQIHLNPRQGRRARSNLIKSHTKPASAHHRLPAMPPAASQKGTGKKAGPGAMRQRSRNTTPSSVVPSASLPPIEAVDTEYLELRVEQFRNLNYDDLVDQGASNAVMPDSKSLDGMIARLQRLQETIDRRSNFCDRGMRILASTRKQYVDVDEPAEPAAKAEGDGKKTGKTNKKKRKAADTLAPPQEGGVERSSPLRESTKPRKLSRDSASSSLSPVAPATPSAMEVDEKKKKKEEAEEEEEEEESSEDEGAPPKKAQPAAHTFGDDPSTFPDPTVYEIRPTHSGMPEDELKEIFSVAVFPKTDLADLIAGDPPDKDFSSAKPTNQISFSTFSTYMEPYFRPFAEEDLGFLRERGDRVTPFHMPKRGKKHYTEIWQEEDGAMALDKPQGAREQLAPNQARGAIDNMDDEVAETDKLSVGPLLSRLMQAMRPENRPQADEEKAPNGITNGDTVMNGGSVNGENGDTQQSFVDDKAPPTVPPASFMPESNSEAWKKASHPKLEYTQVDERIKQELKHIGFLPQEGNFETEYDGAFDDEVAARLRLLQGRLREQMLINGARKSRLTELVKERMAHQEYQTILEDLDTQVQAAYLKRTRTMGKSKKNKRPGGAGGGSHAVGGAAGMARPGIGDMTKTLMERRKRWIDTIGSVFDDESLGKVPRGSDPESSIFKAPVMADLMKREKSQWDEEVEEE; via the exons ATGGCCATAGACCAATACTTTACTGATCTAAGAAAGGGG GCGAGCTCGGGCGATTCGACCCATACTTCCGCGACCGGTGACCAATCCAGTAAGCAGGTTAGGCGTACCTTACCGATACAGGGCGGCGCGATCTCGAGTGCCATTCAGTCGACGCTTGACATCAAAGGCCCAACCTTCACTTCGACATATCAGATCCATCTCAACCCTCGACAAGGACGACGCGCAAGATCCAACCTCATCAAAAGCCACACCAAACCTGCGAGCGCTCATCACAGGCTGCCCGCGATGCCGCCTGCTGCGAGCCAAAAGGGCACCGGCAAGAAAGCCGGGCCCGGTGCTATGCGACAGCGCAGCCGCAACACGACCCCGAGCTCCGTCGTGCCCTCCGCCAGCTTGCCTCCTATCGAAGCTGTCGACACCGAATATCTCGAGCTACGTGTCGAGCAGTTCCGTAACCTTAACTACGATGACCTCGTAGACCAAGGCGCCTCCAATGCCGTCATGCCCGACTCCAAGAGTCTCGATGGCATGATTGCCCGCCTGCAGCGCCTGCAGGAAACCATCGACAGACGAAGCAATTTCTgcgataggggtatgcgcATATTAGCCAGCACGCGCAAGCAATACGTCGACGTCGACGAGCCTGCTGAACCCGCCGCGAAGGCCGAGGGGGACGGCAAGAAGACGGGCAAGACcaacaagaagaagagaaaggcGGCCGATACCCTGGCACCACCCCAGGAAGGGGGAGTCG AGCGATCATCCCCGCTTAGGGAATCCACTAAACCACGAAAGCTTTCGCGCGACTCGGCCAGTTCTTCCCTGTCACCCGTCGCGCCTGCAACACCATCAGCAATGGAAGTcgacgagaagaagaagaaaaaagaagaggccgaagaggaggaggaggaagaggagagtTCGGAAGACGAGGGCGCGCCGCCCAAAAAGGCCCAACCCGCTGCGCACACCTTCGGCGACGATCCCTCCACCTTCCCCGACCCGACCGTCTACGAAATTCGCCCGACACACTCAGGCATGCCAGAGGACGAATTGAAGGAGATATTCTCTGTCGCCGTCTTTCCAAAGACTGATCTGGCGGATCTCATTGCTGGTGATCCTCCTGACAAGGACTTTAGTAGTGCCAAGCCCACGAACCAGATCAGCTTTTCGACCTTCTCAACGTACATGGAACCCTACTTCCGGCCTTTTGCTGAGGAAGACCTCGGCTTCCTTCGAGAACGCGGCGATCGCGTCACACCTTTCCACATGCCTAAGAGAGGCAAGAAGCACTACACTGAGATCTGGCAAGAGGAGGATGGCGCCATGGCACTCGACAAACCTCAAGGTGCGCGCGAACAGTTGGCGCCCAACCAGGCTCGTGGCGCGATTGACAACATGGACGACGAGGTTGCCGAGACCGATAAACTCTCTGTCGGCCCCTTATTGTCGCGATTGATGCAAGCGATGCGACCCGAGAACCGACCCCAGGCAGACGAAGAGAAAGCACCTAACGGCATCACCAACGGAGATACTGTCATGAATGGCGGCAGCGTCAACGGAGAAAATGGAGATACGCAGCAGAGCTTCGTCGATGATAAGGCCCCGCCAACTGTGCCGCCTGCATCTTTCATGCCCGAATCGAACTCCGAGGCATGGAAGAAGGCTTCGCATCCAAAGTTGGAGTACACCCAGGTCGATGAACGAATCAAGCAGGAACTGAAGCACATTGGCTTCCTTCCCCAGGAAGGTAATTTCGAGACGGAATACGATGGCGCATTCGACGATGAGGTGGCAGCACGATTGCGCTTGCTGCAAGGCCGCCTTCGAGAGCAAATGCTCATCAACGGCGCTCGCAAGTCTCGACTCACGGAGCTCGTCAAGGAGCGCATGGCGCACCAAGAATACCAAACAATTCTGGAGGATCTCGACACGCAAGTGCAGGCTGCCTATCTCAAGCGAACCCGTACAATGGGCAAGAGCAAGAAGAATAAGCGACCTGGCGGCGCTGGAGGCGGTAGCCACGCGGTTGGTGGTGCGGCTGGTATGGCAAGGCCAGGCATCGGCGACATGACGAAGACACTGATGGAGCGCCGGAAGCGCTGGATCGATACTATTGGGTCTGTATTCGACGACGAGAGCCTTGGCAAGGTGCCGCGTGGCTCAGATCCCGAATCCTCCATCTTCAAGGCTCCCGTCATGGCTGATCTGATGAAGAGAGAGAAGTCGCAGTGGGACGAAGAGGTCGAGGAGGAATAA